Proteins encoded within one genomic window of Brassica rapa cultivar Chiifu-401-42 chromosome A09, CAAS_Brap_v3.01, whole genome shotgun sequence:
- the LOC103843087 gene encoding coilin, giving the protein MAEETVRIRLVFENQRILSKHQKKQGLKRSWAVLNPKHHRTVSEFSNHILYTFSLFEACPHGLSLYMDGFVLPPFESSCVLKDKDIVCVKRKKEPLLEIVEEDSDENVCAAIEIEERARICPDAVLIGNEETGGYESEYEEEEEIVPEKKTSKKRKSSSKSLTSKRKKCKLATTEETPLEREDAAVVNKSNDVKKKKRKTLDVQRDENDEENDANATMTKSKKSSLQEESNEPDELCNMSAETKKTPSRSARRKKAKRQWLREKTKQEKEELQQNQMQMVVAPSKKPAITIDHQETEENHSEALEKQQPDEQVDGVRDEVVVPVEVRPGHIRFKPLDESDEAFPETEPPAESFLWNGNMTKKKGQKWGTEKTGFSKRYAWDLNDTYHQTQPAEAETLANGQIDYEQLVAYTGSVKKGDIIAYRLIELTSSWTPEVSSFRVGKISYYDPVSKMVTLMPVQGYPIEKKIEEDDDSSMQADTSLYNEDGSLEVEFSSLLDVRSVKTSSSDVVEVATKPDQAATNLKLSTNSNGLQTTVKENGKGNPWEELSEAVSAKKAKLSEANNGWNKKGKSSSGGSWRRGGGIGPLMNYLRSQKEI; this is encoded by the exons CGGAAGAGACGGTGAGGATTCGTCTGGTCTTTGAGAATCAACGGATTTTGAGCAAACACCAGAAGAAGCAAGGGCTAAAGAGGAGCTGGGCTGTTCTGAATCCTAAACATCATCGAACAGTTTCAGAGTTTTCTAATCATATCCTCTACACATTTAGCCTCTTCGAAGCTTGTCCTCATGGCCTCTCTCTATAT ATGGATGGGTTCGTTTTGCCGCCGTTCGAGTCGAGCTGTGTGTTAAAGGATAAAGATATCGTTTG TGTTAAGAGAAAGAAGGAACCTTTGTTGGAGATTGTTGAGGAAGACAGTGACGAGAATGTTTGTGCTGCGATTGAGATTGAAGAGAGGGCTCGGATATGTCCTGATGCAGTGCTTATTGGGAATGAGGAAACTGGAGGATATGAAAGTGAGtatgaggaagaggaagagattGTGCCGGAGAAGAAGACTTCAAAGAAACGTAAATCTTCGAGCAAAAGCCTAACTTCTAA GAGGAAGAAGTGTAAGTTAGCTACTACTGAAGAAACTCCACTGGAAAGAGAAGACGCAGCTGTTGTGAACAAGAGCAATGatgtaaagaagaagaagaggaaaacaTTGGATGTACAGAGAGATGAAAATGATGAAGAGAATGATGCTAACGCCACCATGACCAAGTCAAAGAA GTCCTCGCTTCAAGAAGAGAGCAATGAGCCTGACGAGCTGTGCAACATGTCTGCTGAAACTAAAAAG ACACCTAGTAGAAGTGCTCGGCGTAAAAAGGCTAAACGGCAATGGTTGagagaaaagacaaaacaaGAGAAGGAAGAG CTTCAACAGAACCAGATGCAGATGGTTGTAGCACCCAGCAAAAAGCCAGCTATCACTATAGACCACCAAGAAACCGAGGAAAATCACTCTGAAGCTCTCGAAAAGCAGCAGCCAGATGAACAAGTTGATGGCGTCAGGGATGAAGTAGTGGTTCCTGTTGAAGTGAGGCCAGGCCACATTCGTTTCAAGCCACTCG ATGAATCAGATGAAGCTTTCCCTGAAACTGAACCTCCTGCG GAAAGTTTCTTGTGGAACGGGAACATGACGAAGAAGAAAGGCCAAAAATGGGGTACTGAGAAGACAGGATTTTCCAAACGATATGCTTGGGATTTGAATGATACTTATCATCAGACACAGCCCGCTGAGGCAGAGACACTTGCTAACGGTCAGATCGACTATGAACAGCTTGTGGCTTACACTGGCTCAGTAAAG AAAGGAGATATTATTGCATACCGCCTCATTGAGCTAACATCATCTTGGACTCCTGAAGTTTCCTCCTTCCGA GTTGGAAAGATAAGCTACTATGATCCGGTCTCCAAGATGGTGACGTTAATGCCTGTTCAAGGATATCCAATTGAGAAGAAGATAGAAGAGGACGACGATTCATCGATGCAAGCTGACACATCTCTTTATAACGAAGATGGATCCTTAGAG GTTGAGTTCTCTTCTCTGCTTGATGTCCGCAGCGTCAAAACTAGCAGCTCAGACGTGGTGGAAGTCGCCACCAAGCCTGACCAAGCAGCTACGAATCTAAAGCTGAGCACAAACAGCAACGGTTTGCAAACCACTGTGAAAG AGAATGGAAAAGGGAACCCTTGGGAAGAGCTAAGTGAAGCTGTAAGTGCGAAAAAGGCAAAACTGTCTGAAGCCAACAATGGGTGGAACAAGAAAGGGAAGAGTTCAAGTGGAGGCTCGTGGAGGCGAGGTGGCGGAATTGGTCCTCTCATGAACTATCTAAGATCTCAGAAAGAAATATGA
- the LOC103843088 gene encoding pentatricopeptide repeat-containing protein At1g12620, giving the protein MVLRTQRWNRLTTLRLVHLRSTETGTLRNAAFFQSPYDFFFCVQGFSGLTSDRKMSSYKERLRSGLVDIKKDDAVALFQSMLRSRPLPTVIDFNRLFGLLARTKQYDLVLALCKQMELKGIAYDLYTLNIMINCFCRRRKLGFAFSAMGEIFKLGYEPNTVTFNTLLNGLCLEGRVFEAVELVDCMVLSQHVPDLITLNTLVNGLCLKDRVSEAVDLIARMMANGCQPNQFTYGPILNRMCKSGNTASALDLLRKMEHRKIKPHVVTYTIIIDNLCKDGRLDDALSFFSEMETKGIKANVFTYNSLIGSFCSFGRWDDGAQLLRDMITRKITPNVVTFSALIDSLVKEGKLTEAKDLYNEMITRGIEPNTITYNSLIYGLCNDKRLDEANQMMDLMVSKGCDPDIVTFNVLINGFCKAKQVDDGMRLFRKMSLRGMIADTVTYSTLIQGFCQSRKLIVAKKVFQEMVSQGVHPGIMTYAILLDGLCDNGELEEALGILDQMHKCKMELDIGIYNIIIHGMCNANKVDDAWSLFCSLPSKGVKRDIQSYNIMLSGLCKRSSLSEADALFRKMKEDGYEPDGCTYNTLIRAHLRGNDITTSVQLIEEMKRCGFSSDASTVKIVMDMLSSGELDKSFLNMLSGPFGDKSSSLD; this is encoded by the coding sequence ATGGTGTTGAGGACACAGAGATGGAATCGTCTTACTACTTTGAGATTGGTTCATCTCCGTTCAACTGAGACAGGTACTCTGAGAAATGCTGCTTTCTTCCAAAGCCCATACGACTTCTTCTTCTGCGTACAAGGCTTCTCTGGTCTCACCAGCGATAGAAAGATGTCTTCTTACAAAGAGAGATTGAGAAGTGGTCTCGTCGATATCAAGAAGGATGATGCTGTTGCTCTGTTTCAGTCCATGCTTCGGTCTCGTCCTCTTCCTACGGTCATTGATTTCAACAGATTGTTTGGTTTACTTGCCAGAACTAAACAGTACGATCTCGTGTTAGCTCTCTGCAAGCAAATGGAACTGAAAGGGATTGCGTATGACCTCTACACTCTCAACATTATGATCAATTGCTTCTGCAGGCGTCGGAAACTCGGTTTTGCTTTTTCCGCTATGGGGGAGATCTTCAAACTTGGGTATGAGCCTAACACAGTCACATTTAACACCCTCCTCAATGGCTTATGTCTCGAGGGCAGAGTCTTTGAAGCTGTGGAGTTAGTTGATTGTATGGTCCTAAGCCAACATGTACCAGATCTCATCACCCTCAACACTCTTGTCAATGGGCTTTGTCTCAAAGATAGAGTGTCTGAAGCAGTGGATTTAATAGCTCGAATGATGGCTAATGGATGTCAACCCAATCAGTTTACCTATGGTCCAATCTTGAACAGAATGTGTAAGTCTGGGAACACTGCCTCGGCCTTGGATCTGCTCAGGAAGATGGAACATAGAAAGATCAAGCCACACGTAGTCACATACACTATCATCATTGACAATCTTTGCAAAGATGGGAGACTCGACGATGCACTCAGCTTTTTCAGTGAAATGGAAACCAAAGGGATCAAAGCAAATGTCTTTACCTACAACTCTCTCATAGGAAGCTTCTGTAGTTTTGGCAGATGGGATGATGGTGCACAGTTGCTGAGGGATATGATTACAAGGAAAATCACCCCCAACGTTGTCACTTTCAGTGCTTTGATTGATAGTCTTGTTAAAGAGGGAAAGCTTACTGAGGCTAAAGACTTGTACAATGAGATGATCACAAGAGGCATAGAGCCTAACACCATTACATATAATTCTTTGATATATGGGCTGTGCAACGACAAGCGCTTAGATGAAGCCAACCAGATGATGGACCTGATGGTTAGCAAGGGATGCGATCCTGATATCGTGACTTTTAATGTCCTTATAAACGGATTTTGTAAGGCTAAACAGGTTGATGATGGTATGAGACTATTCCGAAAGATGTCTCTGAGAGGAATGATTGCAGATACAGTGACTTATAGCACTCTCATCCAAGGGTTTTGTCAATCAAGAAAACTTATTGTCGCCAAAAAAGTCTTCCAAGAGATGGTCTCTCAAGGTGTTCATCCTGGTATTATGACTTATGCTATTTTGCTGGATGGGTTGTGTGACAATGGCGAACTAGAAGAGGCTTTGGGAATACTTGATCAAATGCACAAGTGTAAGATGGAACTTGATATTGGTATATATAATATCATCATTCACGGGATGTGCAATGCAAATAAGGTCGATGATGCTTGGAGTTTGTTCTGTAGCCTACCTTCGAAAGGAGTGAAGCGTGATATTCAGTCATACAACATAATGTTGTCAGGATTATGTAAGAGGAGCTCATTGTCTGAAGCGGATGCATTGTTTAGAAAAATGAAGGAAGATGGGTATGAGCCAGATGGTTGTACGTACAATACACTTATCAGAGCACATCTTCGAGGTAATGACATAACAACTTCAGTTCAACTCATTGAAGAAATGAAGAGGTGTGGGTTCTCTTCAGATGCTTCCACCGTAAAGATTGTTATGGATATGTTATCGAGTGGTGAATTGGACAAAAGCTTTCTAAATATGCTTTCTGGTCCTTTTGGAGACAAATCATCATCGTTGGATTGA